A genome region from Nicotiana tabacum cultivar K326 chromosome 13, ASM71507v2, whole genome shotgun sequence includes the following:
- the LOC107777716 gene encoding E3 ubiquitin-protein ligase UPL5 isoform X2 has protein sequence MTSNAGAVNNPKRKLDDYASDDLVPPPSAVRMRKDQFTLTSFTDDSRPRHHSPSSSSTPSSSSSSSMTPSSSSLASSSGRLQFFVRLLSGGNTLVLQTESTDSVKSVHEKIQFITGIPIIEQRLIYRGKQLQWEQTLVECEVQNDAGLQLVGRMRSTGHPQAWQLINDLVSQIFDLCKGQNPRPSSRIKTRLTEFLTMTPRNDAEQAAEHLQIFLSSCAPAALVMLYMSQAKVNKDTADESIRQFVNSSKTVLPKPIYMQCAPIVLEFCKLLSGAAGVDDSLYGLCRSSLGGIVESVGISRWESNGKDVIALVDIFPFVRELGVKLSRALDPSMESLNAFMGPSLNDVRDFTAFMRPVRNVIGDHVAICSPIAFPLQEECGTSEGGSKRYGMPYYREQIKCLHDIYFDLLEKLELCLKKMEEHFVGKEKGEGEPFALGWSQYLAILKEINGISKLFKGSEDEFWKKIIQRRVSLCFLIVKFAKRSEDHRWILEHKEVTNFEARRHLAMMMLPEVKDEYEELHEMLIDRSQLLSESFEYIAHADPESLRGGLFMEFKNEEATGPGVLREWFFLVCQAIFNPQNALFVACPNDRRRFFPNPTSKVDPLHLEYFSFSGRVIALALMHKIQVGVVFDRVFFLQLSGKNISLDDIRDADPYLYSSCKQILEMDPEMVDQDTLALTFVREVEELGSRKVVELCPNGRSTMVTSKNREQYVELLIQHRFVTSIAEQVAHFAQGFADIITTLRLQKSFFQSLDLEDLDWMLHGSETAVSVEDWKAHTDYNGYKESDPQISWFWKRDSESNGHC, from the exons ATGACGTCTAACGCCGGCGCCGTTAACAACCCCAAACGGAAGCTCGACGATTATGCCTCTGACGACTTAGTACCACCACCCTCCGCCGTCAGGATGAGAAAAGACCAATTTACCCTTACTTCCTTCACCGATGATTCCCGTCCACGTCATCACTCTCCGTCTTCATCCTCGACGCCTTCATCTTCATCGTCATCATCGATGACGCCGTCCTCATCTTCGCTGGCGTCATCCTCCGGCCGTCTTCAGTTCTTCGTCCGGTTATTATCCGGCGGCAACACTTTAGTGCTTCAAACCGAGTCAACTGACTCAGTGAAATCAGTTCAcgaaaaaattcaattcataacGGGAATACCGATAATCGAGCAGCGATTAATATACAGGGGGAAACAGTTACAGTGGGAGCAAACGCTAGTCGAATGCGAGGTCCAAAACGACGCCGGATTACAACTCGTCGGCCGAATGCGGAGCACGGGACATCCGCAAGCGTGGCAGCTGATCAACGACTTGGTTTCTCAAATTTTCGACCTCTGCAAAGGCCAAAACCCTAGGCCTTCGAGTCGTATAAAGACGAGGCTCACGGAGTTTCTCACGATGACGCCACGTAACGACGCTGAACAAGCCGCCGAACACCTCCAGATTTTCCTCTCCTCGTGTGCTCCCGCAGCTCTCGTAATGCTTTACATGTCTCAAGCGAAGGTAAACAAAGATACTGCTGATGAATCGATTCGTCAGTTTGTTAATTCGAGTAAGACTGTTTTGCCTAAACCTATATATATGCAATGTGCGCCTATAGTGTTAGAATTTTGTAAGTTGTTAAGTGGAGCTGCTGGTGTTGATGATTCGTTGTATGGCCTTTGTCGGAGTAGTTTAGGGGGTATAGTAGAGTCCGTTGGGATTTCGAGGTGGGAGAGTAATGGTAAGGATGTGATAGCATTGGTAGATATTTTCCCGTTCGTCCGCGAGCTAGGGGTTAAGTTATCACGTGCTTTGGATCCGAGTATGGAATCATTGAACGCCTTTATGGGGCCATCTTTGAATGATGTGCGTGATTTTACTGCGTTTATGCGTCCTGTCAGGAATGTGATAGGGGATCATGTAGCTATTTGTAGTCCGATCGCTTTCCCGTTGCAGGAGGAATGCGGCACCAGTGAAGGGGGAAGCAAAAGATATGGAATGCCGTATTACAGAGAGCAGATTAAATGTTTGCATGATATTTACTTTGATTTGCTGGAGAAACTGGAGCTGTGtttgaagaaaatggaagaaCATTTTGTTGGGAAAGAGAAAGGAGAAGGTGAGCCCTTCGCACTTGGGTGGTCTCAGTATCTTGCAATTCTGAAGGAGATAAATGGTATTTCAAAGCTTTTTAAGGGCTCGGAGGACGAGTTTtggaaaaaaataattcaaagaaGGGTTTCGTTGTGTTTTCTGATTGTTAAATTTGCTAAAAGATCTGAAGATCATCGGTGGATACTGGAGCACAAGGAAGTAACTAATTTTGAGGCGAGGAGGCATTTGGCCATGATGATGCTTCCAGAAGTGAAGGACGAGTACGAGGAGCTTCATGAGATGCTCATTGACCGCTCACAGTTGCTATCAGAATCTTTTGAGTACATTGCACATGCAGATCCTGAGTCACTCCGTGGTGGCTTATTTATGGAATTCAAGAATGAAGAAGCTACGGGGCCTGGTGTCTTAAGGGAGTGGTTTTTCTTGGTATGTCAAGCAATCTTCAACCCTCAAAATGCTCTGTTTGTTGCTTGCCCAAATGACCGTAGAAGGTTTTTTCCAAATCCAA CATCTAAGGTGGACCCTTTGCACCTTGAGTATTTTAGCTTCTCTGGCAGGGTAATTGCTTTGGCCTTAATGCATAAAATACAAGTTGGTGTTGTTTTTGATCGCGTGTTCTTTTTACAATTGTCGGGCAAGAATATTTCATTAGATGACATAAGGGATGCAGATCCATACTTGTATAGCAGCTGCAAGCAGATATTGGAGATGGATCCAGAGATGGTGGATCAAGATACTCTTGCTTTGACATTTGTTCGTGAAGTTGAAGAGTTAGGATCCAGGAAGGTTGTCGAGCTTTGCCCCAATGGGAGAAGTACTATGGTGACTAGTAAAAACAGGGAGCAGTATGTTGAGCTTCTTATTCAGCATCGCTTTGTCACATCCATTGCTGAGCAGGTAGCTCATTTTGCTCAAGGTTTTGCGGACATTATAACTACCTTAAGGCTCCAGAAATCCTTTTTCCAGAGCTTAGATCTTGAAGATCTTGACTGGATGCTCCATGGGAGCGAAACTGCTGTTTCTGTGGAAGACTGGAAAGCACATACTGATTACAATGGCTACAAAGAAAGTGATCCTCAAATATCTTGGTTTTGGAag AGAGATTCTGAATCCAACGGACACTGTTGA
- the LOC107777716 gene encoding E3 ubiquitin-protein ligase UPL5 isoform X1, which yields MTSNAGAVNNPKRKLDDYASDDLVPPPSAVRMRKDQFTLTSFTDDSRPRHHSPSSSSTPSSSSSSSMTPSSSSLASSSGRLQFFVRLLSGGNTLVLQTESTDSVKSVHEKIQFITGIPIIEQRLIYRGKQLQWEQTLVECEVQNDAGLQLVGRMRSTGHPQAWQLINDLVSQIFDLCKGQNPRPSSRIKTRLTEFLTMTPRNDAEQAAEHLQIFLSSCAPAALVMLYMSQAKVNKDTADESIRQFVNSSKTVLPKPIYMQCAPIVLEFCKLLSGAAGVDDSLYGLCRSSLGGIVESVGISRWESNGKDVIALVDIFPFVRELGVKLSRALDPSMESLNAFMGPSLNDVRDFTAFMRPVRNVIGDHVAICSPIAFPLQEECGTSEGGSKRYGMPYYREQIKCLHDIYFDLLEKLELCLKKMEEHFVGKEKGEGEPFALGWSQYLAILKEINGISKLFKGSEDEFWKKIIQRRVSLCFLIVKFAKRSEDHRWILEHKEVTNFEARRHLAMMMLPEVKDEYEELHEMLIDRSQLLSESFEYIAHADPESLRGGLFMEFKNEEATGPGVLREWFFLVCQAIFNPQNALFVACPNDRRRFFPNPTSKVDPLHLEYFSFSGRVIALALMHKIQVGVVFDRVFFLQLSGKNISLDDIRDADPYLYSSCKQILEMDPEMVDQDTLALTFVREVEELGSRKVVELCPNGRSTMVTSKNREQYVELLIQHRFVTSIAEQVAHFAQGFADIITTLRLQKSFFQSLDLEDLDWMLHGSETAVSVEDWKAHTDYNGYKESDPQISWFWKIVGCMSAEQRKVLLFFWTSIKYLPVEGFGGLASRLYIYKTRESYDRLPSSHTCFYRLCFPPYPSMDVMQDRLRIITQEHVGCSFGTW from the exons ATGACGTCTAACGCCGGCGCCGTTAACAACCCCAAACGGAAGCTCGACGATTATGCCTCTGACGACTTAGTACCACCACCCTCCGCCGTCAGGATGAGAAAAGACCAATTTACCCTTACTTCCTTCACCGATGATTCCCGTCCACGTCATCACTCTCCGTCTTCATCCTCGACGCCTTCATCTTCATCGTCATCATCGATGACGCCGTCCTCATCTTCGCTGGCGTCATCCTCCGGCCGTCTTCAGTTCTTCGTCCGGTTATTATCCGGCGGCAACACTTTAGTGCTTCAAACCGAGTCAACTGACTCAGTGAAATCAGTTCAcgaaaaaattcaattcataacGGGAATACCGATAATCGAGCAGCGATTAATATACAGGGGGAAACAGTTACAGTGGGAGCAAACGCTAGTCGAATGCGAGGTCCAAAACGACGCCGGATTACAACTCGTCGGCCGAATGCGGAGCACGGGACATCCGCAAGCGTGGCAGCTGATCAACGACTTGGTTTCTCAAATTTTCGACCTCTGCAAAGGCCAAAACCCTAGGCCTTCGAGTCGTATAAAGACGAGGCTCACGGAGTTTCTCACGATGACGCCACGTAACGACGCTGAACAAGCCGCCGAACACCTCCAGATTTTCCTCTCCTCGTGTGCTCCCGCAGCTCTCGTAATGCTTTACATGTCTCAAGCGAAGGTAAACAAAGATACTGCTGATGAATCGATTCGTCAGTTTGTTAATTCGAGTAAGACTGTTTTGCCTAAACCTATATATATGCAATGTGCGCCTATAGTGTTAGAATTTTGTAAGTTGTTAAGTGGAGCTGCTGGTGTTGATGATTCGTTGTATGGCCTTTGTCGGAGTAGTTTAGGGGGTATAGTAGAGTCCGTTGGGATTTCGAGGTGGGAGAGTAATGGTAAGGATGTGATAGCATTGGTAGATATTTTCCCGTTCGTCCGCGAGCTAGGGGTTAAGTTATCACGTGCTTTGGATCCGAGTATGGAATCATTGAACGCCTTTATGGGGCCATCTTTGAATGATGTGCGTGATTTTACTGCGTTTATGCGTCCTGTCAGGAATGTGATAGGGGATCATGTAGCTATTTGTAGTCCGATCGCTTTCCCGTTGCAGGAGGAATGCGGCACCAGTGAAGGGGGAAGCAAAAGATATGGAATGCCGTATTACAGAGAGCAGATTAAATGTTTGCATGATATTTACTTTGATTTGCTGGAGAAACTGGAGCTGTGtttgaagaaaatggaagaaCATTTTGTTGGGAAAGAGAAAGGAGAAGGTGAGCCCTTCGCACTTGGGTGGTCTCAGTATCTTGCAATTCTGAAGGAGATAAATGGTATTTCAAAGCTTTTTAAGGGCTCGGAGGACGAGTTTtggaaaaaaataattcaaagaaGGGTTTCGTTGTGTTTTCTGATTGTTAAATTTGCTAAAAGATCTGAAGATCATCGGTGGATACTGGAGCACAAGGAAGTAACTAATTTTGAGGCGAGGAGGCATTTGGCCATGATGATGCTTCCAGAAGTGAAGGACGAGTACGAGGAGCTTCATGAGATGCTCATTGACCGCTCACAGTTGCTATCAGAATCTTTTGAGTACATTGCACATGCAGATCCTGAGTCACTCCGTGGTGGCTTATTTATGGAATTCAAGAATGAAGAAGCTACGGGGCCTGGTGTCTTAAGGGAGTGGTTTTTCTTGGTATGTCAAGCAATCTTCAACCCTCAAAATGCTCTGTTTGTTGCTTGCCCAAATGACCGTAGAAGGTTTTTTCCAAATCCAA CATCTAAGGTGGACCCTTTGCACCTTGAGTATTTTAGCTTCTCTGGCAGGGTAATTGCTTTGGCCTTAATGCATAAAATACAAGTTGGTGTTGTTTTTGATCGCGTGTTCTTTTTACAATTGTCGGGCAAGAATATTTCATTAGATGACATAAGGGATGCAGATCCATACTTGTATAGCAGCTGCAAGCAGATATTGGAGATGGATCCAGAGATGGTGGATCAAGATACTCTTGCTTTGACATTTGTTCGTGAAGTTGAAGAGTTAGGATCCAGGAAGGTTGTCGAGCTTTGCCCCAATGGGAGAAGTACTATGGTGACTAGTAAAAACAGGGAGCAGTATGTTGAGCTTCTTATTCAGCATCGCTTTGTCACATCCATTGCTGAGCAGGTAGCTCATTTTGCTCAAGGTTTTGCGGACATTATAACTACCTTAAGGCTCCAGAAATCCTTTTTCCAGAGCTTAGATCTTGAAGATCTTGACTGGATGCTCCATGGGAGCGAAACTGCTGTTTCTGTGGAAGACTGGAAAGCACATACTGATTACAATGGCTACAAAGAAAGTGATCCTCAAATATCTTGGTTTTGGAag ATTGTTGGTTGCATGTCTGCCGAGCAGAGAAAGGTTCTCCTCTTCTTTTGGACTTCAATAAAGTATCTTCCAGTAGAGGGTTTCGGTGGTTTGGCTTCTAGGCTTTACATCTACAAAACCAGAGAGTCTTATGATCGCCTGCCTTCGTCACACACATGCTTCTACCGTCTATGCTTTCCTCCTTACCCATCCATGGATGTCATGCAAGATCGACTTCGCATTATAACCCAGGAGCATGTTGGTTGCAGCTTTGGTACATGGTGA
- the LOC107777715 gene encoding uncharacterized protein LOC107777715 codes for MASVEVQSAPLEVVGTAPVEVEVKTTPEAPKANESAPTHVAEETVTETTPAPAEETVPVEEKAAPAVEDAVAEEVTTEAEAEAEAPVAEETVAEEAAKPETETPAAEETVAAAEVETPAVELAEVKTEAEEGKVDETTEAPAAAEATTEVPVEKTEE; via the coding sequence GTTCAATCTGCCCCATTAGAAGTAGTAGGAACTGCTCCAGTTGAGGTCGAGGTGAAAActacaccagaggcacccaaggCAAACGAATCCGCCCCAACACATGTGGCGGAGGAAACTGTGACCGAAACAACACCAGCACCAGCAGAAGAGACTGTTCCAGTTGAAGAGAAAGCAGCCCCTGCTGTTGAGGATGCAGTAGCTGAAGAAGTAACgacagaagcagaagcagaagcagaagctcCAGTGGCAGAGGAGACAGTGGCTGAAGAAGCTGCAAAACCAGAAACAGAAACACCTGCAGCTGAGGAAACAGTAGCTGCTGCTGAAGTTGAAACTCCAGCAGTAGAATTAGCTGAAGTGAAGACTGAGGCAGAAGAAGGAAAAGTTGATGAGACAACTGAAGCTCCAGCTGCAGCAGAGGCTACCACAGAAGTTCCAGTGGAGAAAACTGAAGAGTAA